The Streptomyces sp. NBC_01276 genome contains the following window.
CCTCCAGCATTCGGCTGGATTCCGCCACCATGCGGCACCGCACCACGCCCTGTCCGGGGTCGGGATGACGGACCGTCCGGACGGCGCCGTCCTGTTCCGCGGCCGCTTCGCCGTGGGCGCTCAGCCAGTGCGGGACCCCGTACCGGTAGGCGGCCTCCATGAACGGGTCACGGGCCACCTCCTGACGGATGCTCCGCAGCCCCTCGTCGTCCGGGGCCGCGCCGAGCGCGGTGGCGAACTGCGCCAGCAGCGGTACGCACCAGGCCGGTTCGTGGTCCTCCAGCACGGCCGCGGCGTCCGGGTGGAAGAGCACGAAGCGCAGGAAGTTGTCGTCCGGCAGGGCTGTCGGATGCGGCCTGACCGACTGGAACAGCCGGTCGAAGGCCGAATTGGTGAGGGCCACGTCCCACCGGTGGTCCACCAGGAAGGACGGGTAGGGGACGGCCTCCATGAGGGCCGCGTAGTCGCACAGGTAGTCGCGCTGGGCCGGATCCTGCGGCAGCCGGTTCTCCTCGGCCGCGCGCCAGGTGGGCGGCGGGTCCCGGTCGACCATGACCCGGAAGAGCCAGAAGCACTGCCGCTCGCTCATCTCCAAGGCCTCGGCCAGGGCGAGGAGTTTACGGTCCGTCCATTCCTTGACGAGCCCGCGCTCCCAGTTCCCGTACGCCCGCACACTGATGCGCAGTCGCGACGCGAGGTCTTCCTGGCTCAGGCCCAGTTCCTCGCGACGCTGGCGCAAAATCTCCTTGCGCCGCTCCGACCGCACTGCGCCACGGGCGGACTCCTCGCCCGCCAGGCGTTCCTCACCGGCTCGGACGAGGCCATCAGACGGGCCCACCGCTGCGAGATGTGGCACCGAGAGCTCCCCCTCCTCACGGTCTGGATCTTCATTTCCGTGTGGCGATCCTGCTACCGACTTCATTCGAGTGTCAACTATTGTGGCAATTCCAGCCTTGCGACAGCTCATTCCCGCCACAGCTGTGGCAAGTTCTAGCTCTCCCAAAACAAACCGGATAGATTCCCTGAGGCCGACCACGTGCCCACTGACCTCGCGCGATCTAGGAGAACCACTGGTGACAGACGGCTTCCCGGCTCCCGTCGCGGTGGCCAACGCGCCCCTGGCAGCGACCGTCACGCGGGTCGCCGAACTCGCGAATAAATTGGGCCGCGCCCGGAACCAGGTCTTCGACCTCCGGCGGCTCTCGGAAGCCTCCGGGGTCCCCGCCGACGTGATCAAGACCCTGCTCGACGGGCGCCCGGCCGGCGAACCCGATCTCCAGGCGCGTTTCCTCCAGCGCCTGGACCTGCTCCGGCGGACCCGGGTGAAGCCCAACGGGCGCCGCTACACCCAGCAGGAGATCGCGGACGGCGCCGGAATGTCGCGGCAGCAGGCCGGCGCCCTGATCAACGGCGACCGCCGCCCCACCATGGAGCACTGTGACGCCATCCAGCGCTTCTTCGGGGTGCACGCGGGCTTCCTCACCGCCCACGACGCCGACGCCCTCACCGACGCGCTCCAGCGGACCGAGCAGCAGCTGCTCCAGGACTTCGCGGGCCGCGAGCGGCAGCCCGTACCGGCCGAGACCGCTTCGGCGGGCGATCCGCTGGCAAGACTCCTGCAGAACCACGGCGTACGCGGCATCGCGTGGCGGGCCGCCCAACTGCCCAGCGACAAGCACCGGGACAAGGTGACCGAATGGCTGGACATGCTTCTCGAAAGCGTCAAACCGAACGAATCATGACCCAGTCGAAAGTCTGGATCTGATCCTTGAGTCCTGGTCCGGATCCGCGCCGACGGGGAGAACGGTGAGCATAGGCAGAGCACAGCGGCGTTTGTGCGGGGAGCTGGTGGCCGGCATCAAGCTGCCCGCCCCCGTGGAGCCCCTGGACCTCTACGCCGCCCTCTGCGAGGGCATGAGCCGGCACCGCGCCCGCCCGGTGGAGTTCCGCATGGCCGCCTTCCCGCAGGGCACGGCCAGCGGCCTCTGGCTCGACATGGCGGACCGCGATCTGGTGGTCATCGAGGAACGCACCGCACCCGACCACCAGCTGGTGATCCTGGGCCACGAGCTGTGGCACATGAAGGCCGGCCACTGCAGCCACCACGTCGACGGCGCCGCCGTCGCCGCCCGGCTCCTGGCCGACGGCGCCGACCTCGGCGAGACGGTCCGCAGCGTCGCGGCGCGCACCCGGGCCGACGTCCAGGAGGAGACGGACGCCGAGACCTTCGGGCTCCTGCTGGGCAGCAGGTGCCGCACCTGGCTCGCCGGCTCCTCCGGCCTGCGGGCCCCGGCCCAGCGCGACGAACTGGCGGGCCGCATCGAAACCTCCCTCGGCTACCGGGGGCACAGGAACGACCGTTGAACGGACAGGACTACTACATCCCGGCAGCCGCGATGGCGGTCTCCCTCGTCTGCAAGCTGCCGGCCCTGCGCGCACACTGGCGCGATCCGCTCCTGAGGTCCGTCTGCGTACTGCTGGTCCTGGCCACCGCGGTGTTCACCTTCGCCGCCCCGCCCACCATCGAAGCCGTCAACCGCTGGACCGGGATCCCCAACTTCTCCGCCCCGCTGGTGTACTGCCTGATGACGGCCTTCAGCGCCTCGTGCCTGGTGCTGATGTTCAACTGGCGCGGCGGACCGCCGCAGGAGATCCGGCGCACCTCGGCGCGCCTGATCATGGGCTACTCCGTCGTGGTCGTCGCGATCGTGGTGTTCTTCCTCCTCGGCGAGGCGTCCGTCGAGCGGCTGCGCGACTTCGACACGTACTACGCCAACACCCCGTACGTCCGCCTGGTGATCGTCTCCTACCTGCTGGCGCACAGCGTGGCCGCCGCGACCATGGTCGCCATGTGCTGGCGCTGGTCGGTCCAGGTCCACGGCTGGCTCAGGGCCGGGTTGGTGATCATCGTGTCCGGGTACTCCATCAGCCTCACCTACGACGCCACCAAGCTGTCCGCGGTCTGCGCGCGCTGGGCCGGTCACGACCTGGACTTCCTGAGCACCTACGTGGCCCCGCCCCTGGCCTCCACCGCGGCGCTGGTCAGCGCGGTGGGCTTCGTGCTGCCCCTGGTCTGCCAGCGGGTGTCGGACAGCTGGCAGACCTGGACCACGTACCGGCGCCTGGGCGCGCTGTGGCGCGAGGTGCGCAGCACCGCCCCCGGCGGCAGTCCCTGCGTGCGGATGTCCTGGTGGTCCCCGGCCGAGATCCGGGTGATCCAGCGGGAGTCCGACATCCACGACGGGTTCCTGCGGCTCGGCCCCAGCTTCGACCGCCGCCACCGCGACTCCGCCTACGAGCGGGCGCGCGCGGCCGGCGCGGACGAGGAGACCGCCCGGGCCGTCGCGGACGCGGCGATGGTGGCGGCCGCCGTCCGGACGAGCTCCGCCGCCCCCGGGGGGACGGCGGACGGCGGGACGGACGGGGACCGGGTGCTGGTGACGGCCGACGGTCCGCGCGACCTCGTCCGCATCTCCGACGCCCTGCGGCACTCCCCGCTGGTGGCCGCGGCCCGGCACCGGGCGGCCCCGGCCGGGGGCTGACCCGGGCCGGGACCGCGCGGGAGCCCCCGGTGTACGAACCCCTCAGCGGGAGGCGGTCACCGTGACGGCCGGGAACAGGTCCTGGAAGGGCCCCGCGGAATCGGTCCCGTCCCGCCCGTACGGGGCGTCGAAGCTCCAGACCATGAAGAGCAGGAACACGATCAGCGCGCTGAAGAGGCCCGCCAGCAGCAGTTCCCGGCCGGAGCGCCGGATCTGCAGGGTGAAGATCAGCCCGATGGTGACGAGTCCGCCGACCACCAGCCCGACCCAGACCACGCTCGGCAGGGTGGACTCGTCGCTCTGGGTGCGCGAGTGGCGGGCGTCGTCGGCGGCCGCGATGTGGTCGAGCAGCGGCTGGTAGGCCTGTGCCTGCAGCTCGTTCGCGGGGCTCTGGTGGGTGACGTCGCCGCGCAGCTTCCCGAGCAGTTGCGCCCCCTCGTCGGAGGCGCCCTGCCCGGAGACCAGCCGCGGCCAGTCCACGTTGACCGTGTGGGAGACGTACGCGTCCACCTCGCCGCGGATCCGGTCGCGGACGGGCGCCGGGTAGACGTCGGCGCGCTGGGTGACCTCGTAGAGGGACTGCGCCTCGCGGCGCACGCTGTCCTCCGCCCCGCCGCGCGCCTCCCAGACTCCCGCGATGGCCAGACCCAGGACGATCGCGTAGACCACGCCGACCATCATCGTCATGTACTCGATGACGTCAGGGGTTTCGCTGGTGTCCTCGTCGGCCGCGACCCGGCGGTGCCGGATCGCGGTGATGGCGAGGACGACGGCGCAGACGAGCGCCATGGCGATGGCCAGGACCAGCCATTCGGACACGAGAAATCTCCCGTTCGTGGGTGCGTGGGTGCATGGGGTGCGTCAGCCGCGGCTCTTGGAGCGGGGGCGCAGCGCGGCGGCCGCGAGCACGGCCGGGGTGGTGACCACCACCATGAGCATCATCGTGCTCAGGCCGTTCGGGCCGCGCCGCTCCAGGGCCGCGGAACGGTACGGGCGCACGTGGAAGGCGCGCGCGGGCGTGGCGGCCCTCACCGGAGGCGGGGCGGGAGCCGCCGCGGGGACCGGCTCCGGTCCGGGTCCGGGCGCCGGCGGAGCCGGGGGCGGCTGCGCCGGGGCGTCCGGCACCGGGACGTCGGGCGCGGGCGTCCCCGGAAGGCCGGGGGCCTCCCCGGGGTGGTGCACGGTGGGCCGCTGCACGCCGGGCAGGGTCACCCGCACGGAGGGAACGGCCACGGGCGGCCCCGGCACCTCGGGCGGCGGCGGGCCGGGCGGGCGCACCACGGGCGGCTCCGGATGCCCGCCCGGCACGCACACGTCCACCCGCGCCCCGTGGCCGTGACCGTGGCCGTGGCCGTCGGTTTCGCCCGCGACCGCCACGTGGCCGTGCAGGGGGCAGAGCACCGCCACCAGACCCGCCCCGGCGAAGTACTGCCAAGCCGTCACCGCGCTCCTCCCGATTCGGCAGCCGATATGAGGGTTACGGCTGAAGAAACGATCAAGGCGCCGGTTCGACACGCGGCAGAAAGGTCAAGATCCGCCCTCGGAGGGTGACTTCGGGACGGCGGGAAGGACGCGGGGTCGCCTGATCGCCCGTCAGGCCGGTCCCGGAGGCCCCGGTCGGTCGGATCCGCCCCACGGGCGCAGGCGCGGGCCCCGCGGGCGCGGGCGCAAGCCCCGCGGGCGCAAGCCGGCCTCCGGGTCGGCCCACCGGTCCTGCCCGACCCGTCCGCCCACCCGTCGGCCCACAGCTCGGCCCCGGCAGGCCACCGGCGGGGAGTCAGGCCCCGTCCGCGCGCTCCACGTTGGCGATCATCGTGCGCAGCACCCGGAGCGCGGCGACGTACTCCTCGTCGGCGATGCCCTCGTGGACCACCGCGCGCAGTTCGGTCACCACGGCCCTCACCCGCGCCCTGGCCGCCTCGCCCGCCCCGGTGAGGTACAGCCGCTGCCCGGCGTCGACGCACAGCCATCCCCGGTGCACGAGCCGGTCGACGACCCGGGCGATCTCGTCCGGCCCGTCCGCGAGCGGCGTCAGCTGGACGACGGCCTCCGTGCGGGTGGGAGCCGCCGGGCCGCCGTGGACGCGGTTGAGCACCCAGTACTCGGGCTGGGTGACGTCGATCCGGGCCAGGGCGTCGCGCAGGTGACGGGTGACCTTCGCGTGGGCCAGGCCGCTCCAGTAGCCGATGGGCTGGGTGGCCAGGGCCTCGTCGGTCGCGGCCGGGTCTGCGGGGGCCTGGTCTGCGGGGGCCTGGTCTGCGGCCGGGCGCGTCGCGGATGTCATGGCCCCCACGCTAGCCGCCGCAGTCGGCGCGGCCCTCGGGTCGCGCCGGAGCCCCGTCCCGGGTTGCGCCCCGGTACGCGCACCCGCGTCGGGGACCCCCGACACGAGGATCCGCAGGGCGGCCTCCGAGCGCGAGTCGGCCTCCGCCGCGCACGCGATGAGGGTCCGGTCAGGGGTTCCCGAACCGCCCGAACCTCATGAGTCCGGACACCGCGTGGCCCGGTTTCCGATCGGTCACGGACGCGGCGATGAGTTTTCCCCGCCCGGAGAGTCTCACTGCCGTCGTCCGACAACACAGGAGGAACGCGTGGCTCAGCTCTTGAGGGTCCAGAACTTCAACGTCTCGACCGACGGCATCGGTGCCGGCGAGGATCAGAGCTTCGAGAATCCGTTCGGCCATGTCGATCCCGGGAGGCTGTTCGCCTGGGCCGGCGCCACGGCGAGCTGGCCCATGCGTACGGATCCCGGGGGCAGCCGGGGCCTCGACGACCACTTCACGCGGGACTACGCGGTCAACATCGGTGCCGAGATCATGGGCCGCAACAAGTTCGGGCCCCAGCGCGGGCCCTGGAACGACCACGAGTGGCGCGGCTGGTGGGGGGACGAGCCCCCGTTCCGCACCCCCGTGTTCGTCATGACCCACCACCGGCGTCCGTCGTTCTCGCTCTGCGACACCACCTTCCACTTCGTCGACGGCGACCCGGCCACGGTCCTGGAGCAGGCGCGGGAGGCGGCCCGGGGCAAGGACGTCCGACTCGGCGGCGGGGTCACGACCGTCCGGGCGTTCCTCGACGCCGACCTCGTCGACACCCTGCACGTGGCGGTCTCGCCGGTGAAGCTCGGGTCCGGACTGCGGCTGTGGGAATCACCCGATGAACTGCTCGACCGGTTCCACCTGGAGGTCGTGCCCAGCCCGAGCGGCGTCACGCACCACCTGTTCTGGCGCAGGTGACCGTTCCCCGGGCCCGTCGGCCCGCGCGCCACAGCGCTTAGGCTGGGGCGCATGTCCGGTGCCACCACCCCGCTCCCCGCTCCTCCGGTGGCCGTGTGGGCGGTGGGGCGGCGGCCGTGGCGGTTCCTGCGGTCCTGGTGGCCGTGGCGGTGCTGGGCGTACCTGGGCAGCGGGTTCCCCCTCGGGTACGCGGTACTGGTCGCCCTGGTGCTGCTCGTGGGCCTCGGGGTGGTGCTGGCGGTCGCCGGGGTCGGACTCCTGCTGCTGCTCGCCGCCGTCGCCGGTGCCGTGCCGCTGGCCGAGCTGGAGCGGCGCAGGCTCCGGTGGGTCGAGCCCGCTCCCGTCGCCGATCCGCACACCTCGCTCGCCGGGGCCGGCGCCGCCGCCTGGCTGCGCACCCGGCTGCGGGAACGGGCCACCTGGCGGGAGTTGGGCTACGCCGCCCTGCTGGGGGCCGTGTTCGGCGCGGCCGGTTTCGGGGTGCTGGCGCTGGTGGCGTTCTCGCTGCTCCTCGTGGTGTCACCGGTCGTCGTGTGGGCGCTGGCCCCGGAGCCGGTGATGCTGATACCCGGCCGGGCCGTGACGGGGCCCCTGGAGGCGCTGGGCGGGACGGCCGCCGGGCTGGCGGGGCTGGTGCTCGCGGCGTACGCGGGGGCGCTGATCGCCGGGGCGCAGGTGAAGACGGCCCGGCTGCTGCTCGGGCCGCGCGAGGAGGACGGCCGGGTGCTGGAGCTGACCCGGTCGCGGGTCCGGCTGGTGGAGGCCTTCGAGGCGGAACGGCGGCGCATCGAACGGGACCTGCACGACGGCGCCCAGCAACAACTGGTCGCCCTCAGCATGACCCTGGGCCTCGCGGAGCTGCGGCTGCGCGGGATCCCGGACGCGGCGGAGGCCACGGCCCTGGTCGGCCGGGGGCGCGCCGAGGCGAAGCTGGCGCTGGAGCAGCTGCGGGACCTGGTGCGCGGCATCCACCCCCAGGTGCTGACCGACCACGGCCTGGCGGCGGCCGTCGCCGAGGTGGCGCTGCGCCATCCCGTCCCGGTCACGGTGGACCTCGGCGGCCTGCCGCGGCTGCCCGAACCCGTGGAGACGACCGCCTACTTCACCGTCACCGAGGCCCTCGCCAACGCCGCCAAGCACAGCGGCGCGGCGCACGTCGGCGTCGCCGGTAGGGTCGAGGGGGACCGGCTCACTCTCACCATCACGGACGACGGCCGCGGCGGGGCCGATCCCGGCGCGGGAGCGGGCCTGGCGGGTCTCGCGGACAGGGTGGCGATGTTGCAGGGCAGGCTGACGGTGTCCAGTCCGGTGGGCGGTCCGACGGAACTGCGCGTGGAGGTCCCGTGCTCCGTGTGATCCTCGCGGAGGACTCCGTGCTGCTGCGTGCCGGCCTGACCGAACTGCTGGCCCTCGGCGGCCACCGGGTCCTCGCCGCCGTGGGCGACGCCCCCGCCCTCCTGGAGGCGGTGGAGGCCGAGCGGCCCGACGTGGTCGTCACGGACGTCCGGATGCCGCCCGGACTGAGCGACGAGGGGCTGCGGGCCGCGCTCGAACTGCGCTCCCGGGACGCCTCGTTGCCGGTCCTGGTGCTCTCCCAGTACGTGGCGACGGCGTACGCGGCCCAGCTGTTCACCGGCGCGTCGGCGGCCGGGCTGGGCTACCTGCTCAAGGACCGGGTCGGCGAGGTGACCGAGTTCCTCGACGCCCTGGAACGGGTCCACGGCGGCCAGACGGTCATCGACCCGGAGGTGGTGCGCGTCCTGCTCGCGCGGCCATCGGCCCCGGACCGTCCGCTGGCCCGCCTCACCCCCCGCGAGCGCGAGGTGCTCGCGCTGATGGCCGAGGGGCTCAACAACCAGGCCCTGGCGGCCCGCCTGTTCATCACCGAGGCCTCCGTCGTCAAGCACGCGGGCAGCATCTTCACGAAGCTGGACCTGGACCCGACGGAGGGCAACCGCCGCGTCCTGGCGGTCCTGGCCCACCTGCGCGGGCTGGAGGCCGCATAGGGGACCGGGCCGCCGCGCGGCCCGCCCCGGTCGCCTCAGTCGAACGGGTCGATCTCGACGTGCCCCGGGGAGGCCGAGCAGACCTGCCACGTCTCGCCCGTGCGGTGCAGGTCGAGGGAGTGGGCGACGGCGGGGCCGTCGCCGGGCCTGAGGTCGATGTTGACCGTGGCCTCTCCGCCGCCCTCGGTGGAGGAGATGATCCGGTGCCCGAACCGCGCTCCGTGACGGCGCAGTTCCGCCGCCGGGTCGGCCGTGCCCGCGCAGGCGCCCGGGGGTGCGGCGCCGCCCGCGCCGACGGTGTCCAGGTACGCGTCCACGGCACGGTGCAGCGGGCTGCGGGCGGGATCGCCCGCCCGCACCGCCGCCGTCACCCCGACGGCGGTCGCCGCCAGGATCAGCAGCACACCCCCGACGAGCACCACCCTGCCGGTGCGGACCGGCCGTCCTGCGAACACGATGCCTCCGTGGGCCCGCCGAGAAGTCCTTGTCCCCTGGGGGACGCGGTACGGCCCGCAGCCGTTCCCCGGCGAGCGGTGCGGCCTCGGGGCGCCGCAGGTGGAACCGCGCGGTCCGCCCACGCCGGGGTCACCGTGCGCGCAGCGTTCCCCCGGAGCGCCCGGCCCCCTCGCCGGCGGCCGATGAGCGGGCCACGACCCGCGAGGGGCCGCCGGTGGCCGGCGGGGTCGCGCAGCGCGCCCACACCACGAGCAGCAGCGGCAGTGCCAGGTAGCCGAAGCGGCCCGCCGGGGCCAGCAGGAAGGCCAGGGTCAGCCCCAGCGCGAGCCGGTCGGCGGCGGCGACGACCGTGCGCGGCGGGCGCGCCCACAGGGAGAGCGCCACCCCCAGTCCGGCCAGGGCCAGCAGGGCCACCGTCGCGTACCAGCCCCACGGTCCGAGTCCGGCGAGCAGGTGCCCCGGCAGGGGACTGCTCGCCGGGGTCGGCACGTCCGCCCGGCCCGTCGGGAAGGCGAAGACCTGCCGCCACAGTTCCGCCGGCTGGAGCAGCACCCCCGGGAGCACCAGCACCGCCGTGCCGGACACCGCCACCGCCGCGCAGCGCACCGCCGCCCGCGGGCCGCGACAGGCCCCGAGCACGGCGACGGCCACCGCCACCGCGGGCAGCGCGGTCCACTTCATGGCACACGCCGCCGCGAGCGCCGCCCCGGCCACCGCCGGACGGCCGGAGACGGCCGCCGCGAGCGCCAGGCAGCACAGCCCCGCCAGCGGCAGGTCCACCCCGCTCACCACCAGCGGAAGGGCCACCACCGGAGAGGCCACCAGCAGCGGGAGCAGCGGCGAGGGGCGACTGCCGAGCATCCGGCGGCCGGCCCACAGGGAGGTGAACAGGGCCGCCGCGCACCACATCCGGGCGTCGCCGAGGAGGCGGACCGCCCAGCCGTCGCCGCCGCCCAGCAGGGCGCGGGGGAGGCCGAGGAGGGCCGTGCCGGGCAGGTAGGGGGTGTACTCCTCGACTCCGGAGGGCCGGTCCACGTAGAGGCGGCCGGAATCCAGCAGGAGCCGCCCGGACCGTTCGATCACCCCCACCTCCGACTGGCCCTGACCGGTGAGGACCAGGTACAGCAGCGGCAGGACGACGGCTCCGGTCAGGGCCGCGGCCAGCGCCGAGCGCGGGCGGCCCACGGCGGTGGCCCCGGCGGCCACCAGGTATCCCGCGGCCGCGCAGCAGCCCCACAGCCGGTGCGGGCCGAGCGGGGAGAACAGGGGGAACGCCAGCGCCCAGACGGCCGCGAGCAGCCAGCCTGCGGTCCACCGGACGGTGGACGAGGCGGGCAGGAGACGGGGGGCCACGGGCGGGCGCGGGCGGGCGGAAGGGGTCATGGACCCATTCCAGCCGCGCGGCCCCCCTCGGGTCTGCACGCCCAGGCGGAGCCTTCGTGGTGGGGTTTTCCCTACCCCGGCGGGTCCCGGGCCGGATCCCTCGCCCCGGCCGGGCCCGCGGGCCGCGGCCGCCGTGCACGCCGAAGGGCGCGACCTCGGCGGGTCGCGCCCTTCGGGGAGCCGTTGGCGGCGGGGCCGTCAGGCCTCCGGGGAACCGCCGAAGCGCTCGCGGTAGGACTCCAGGTCCTCCTCGGTGATCCTCGCGAAGAGCACCGGCGGCACGGTGAACGGGGTCCCGGCCGGGACCGCGTCCAGCGCCTTGGCCTGCTCCGGGGTCACCCACACCGCCGTGTCGTCCGCGAGGTCGAACGCGGAGCGCATGGCGCGCGCGGAGGCCGGGATGAAGGGCTCGGAGACCACCGAGTAGAGGTGGATGAGGTTCATCGCGGTGCGCAGGGTGAGGGCCGCGCCCTCCAGGTCGGTCTTGACCTCCAGCCAGGGGGCCTTCTCGTCGAGGTACGCGTTCCCGGCCGACCACAGGGCGCGCAGCGCGGCCGCCGCCTTGCGGTACTGGAGGGCCTCCATGTGGCCCTCGTACTCGGCGAGGAGCTCGGCGATCTGCTCGCCCAGCTTGGCCTCGGCCGCACCGGCGGCGGTGCCCGCGGGGACCTCGTCGCCGAACTTCTTGCGGGAGAAGGTCAGCACCCGGTTGACGAAGTTGCCGAGGGTGCCGCCGAGGTCCTTGTTGACCGTGGCGGCGAAGTGCTCCCACGTGAACGACGAGTCGTCCGACTCGGGCGCGTTCGCGATGAGGAAGTAGCGCCAGAAGTCGGCCGGGAGGATCTCCAGCGCCTGGTCGGTGAAGACGCCGCGCTTCTGCGAGGTGGAGAACTTGCCGCCGTAGTACGTCAGCCAGTTGAAGGCCTTGACGTAGTCGACCTTCTTCCACGGCTCGCGGGTGGCCAGCTGCGTGGCGGGGAACATCACCGTGTGGAACGGGACGTTGTCCTTCGCCATGAACTGGGTGTAGCGGACGTCCTCGGCCTCGTACCACCAGGCCTTGTAGTCGCGGTTCGCCGGGTCCAGGTCGGCCCACTCCTTGGTGGCGCCGATGTACTCGATCGGGGCGTCGAACCAGACGTAGAAGACCTTGCCCTCGGCGGCCAGTTCGGGCCACGTGTCGGCGGGCACCGGGACGCCCCAGTCGAGGTCACGGGTGATGGCGCGGTCGTGCAGGCCCTCGGTCAGCCACTTGCGGGCGATGGAGGAGGCGAGCTGCGGCCACTCCTCCTCGTGCTCGGCGACCCAGGCCTCGACCTCGTGCTGGAGCGCGGACTGGCGCAGGAACAGGTGCTTGGTCTCGCGGACCTCCAGCTCGGTGGAGCCGGAGATGGCCGAGCGGGGCTCGATCAGGTCCGTGGGGTCCAGGACGCGGGTGCAGTTCTCGCACTGGTCGCCGCGGGCCTTGTCGTAACCGCAGTGCGGGCAGGTGCCCTCGACGTAGCGGTCCGGCAGGAAGCGGCCGTCGACCGGCGAGTAGACCTGCCGGATCGCCCGCTCCTCGATGAAGCCGTTCTCCTGGAGCCTGCGCGCGAAGTGCTGGGTGATCTCGCGGTTCTGCTCGGAGGAGCTGCGGCCGAAGTAGTCGAAGGACAGCTCGAAGCCGTCGTAGACCGCCTTCTGGGCGTCGTGCGCCTGCGCGCAGAACTCGGCGACCGAGATCCCGGCCTCCTTGGCGGCGAGTTCGGCGGGGGTGCCGTGCTCGTCGGTGGCGCAGATGTACAGGACGTCGTGGCCGCGCTGGCGGAGGTACCGGGAGTACACATCCGCCGGAAGCATCGACCCGACCATGTTGCCCAGGTGCTTGATCCCGTTGATGTAGGGAAGCGCGCTGGTGATCAGGTGTCGAGCCATCCTCGGATGCTCCATTCGTTTCATTTGTACGGGTTCATGCGTAACGGCGTGCCGTGACGGATTGTGATGCGGTTCATCGTATCGAACCGCCGAAAGGGCACGCGCCCGCATTTCGTCCGGGTGGACGTGACGCAAAAACAGCGAGGGCGGTGACCTCTCCGTCACGGC
Protein-coding sequences here:
- the metG gene encoding methionine--tRNA ligase; the protein is MARHLITSALPYINGIKHLGNMVGSMLPADVYSRYLRQRGHDVLYICATDEHGTPAELAAKEAGISVAEFCAQAHDAQKAVYDGFELSFDYFGRSSSEQNREITQHFARRLQENGFIEERAIRQVYSPVDGRFLPDRYVEGTCPHCGYDKARGDQCENCTRVLDPTDLIEPRSAISGSTELEVRETKHLFLRQSALQHEVEAWVAEHEEEWPQLASSIARKWLTEGLHDRAITRDLDWGVPVPADTWPELAAEGKVFYVWFDAPIEYIGATKEWADLDPANRDYKAWWYEAEDVRYTQFMAKDNVPFHTVMFPATQLATREPWKKVDYVKAFNWLTYYGGKFSTSQKRGVFTDQALEILPADFWRYFLIANAPESDDSSFTWEHFAATVNKDLGGTLGNFVNRVLTFSRKKFGDEVPAGTAAGAAEAKLGEQIAELLAEYEGHMEALQYRKAAAALRALWSAGNAYLDEKAPWLEVKTDLEGAALTLRTAMNLIHLYSVVSEPFIPASARAMRSAFDLADDTAVWVTPEQAKALDAVPAGTPFTVPPVLFARITEEDLESYRERFGGSPEA